The DNA sequence CTACACCCTGCTCGAAGACTGCAACGTCCATGATTGCGGAACTGTCAATGCCGGATTCGGAGAAGGGATCTATATTGGTACGGACAAGGGAAGCTGGAGCAATTACGATCCCTATGTGGATTACACCACTGTCCGGAACTGTACCATCGGACCGAATGTCGGGGCAGAAGCGTTTGACATCAAAGAAGGTTCTACCGAGACCATCGTAGAAGGCTGTACCATCGATGGCGATGGCATCTCTGGCAACAACTTTGCCGACTCGTTCATCGACTTGAAGGGTACGCGCAGCTACATTCGCTGTAATACCTTCTACCGGAGTGGAGAGAGCAATATCACCAAAGGGATCGCCTGTATTGATCGTGGAGTTGCGCTTTCTTCCTATGAGCATTCGATCCACGACAACACTTTCTACATGGATCAAAGCTCCAACAACATGGCGGAGGCCTACTCTGGAACTGCGGATGTGTATGCGTGGAACAATACCCGAGTTCCTTCGGGAGATGATTATTCCAGCCGTATCACGACCTCTTGCTGCCCATCTTGGTACAGCAATCCTCCTGCTTGCGGAAGCGGTGGTGGAGGCGGTGGAGGAACCACCTGCGATGCTCCTACTGGCCTTTCTACTAGCGGAGTGACCCAGACCGATGCGACGTTCTCTTGGAGCGCTGCATCTGGTGCCAATGATTACGATTTGCGCTATCGCGAGACGGGGAGCAGCACCTGGACCAATGCCAGCAACCTCTCCGGCACCAGCTATTCCACCACAAGCTTGACAGCAGGAACTACCTACGAGTGGGAAGTCCGCACCTCTTGCAGCAGCAGCAATTCTAGCTATGCCAGCGGAAGCAATTTCACCACTCAGTCCAGTGGTGGAGGCGGCGGTGGCGGTGGAGGTACCGCCGGATTCGTACTCTACGACGATGCAGTTGATGGGGATTGGAATGATTATTCCTACTCCGGAACCTACAATGCCTCCAACACCTCGAATGTTCAGGTAGGGTCCAATTCCTACAAAGCGAGTTATAATGGCTACGGTGGAGTGAATCTGAAAACCAACAACGACCTAGATGTAAGCGGATTTACCGCCCTCAGATTCTGGGTGAAGAGTGATGGATCTCACCTGATCCGGGTGACCTTGGCCACTGACTCGGGGAATGAGGACTATGAATTCAACACCAGCGCTAGCTGGCAGCAGCTCACGATCAATATGTCCGAGTTTGGCAATCCGAATACGGTGGATAATGTCAAGTTGGTCAATCGATCCAGCTCTAGCTTCGATGTCTACTATGACCAAATCGAGTTCCTGAGCAGCTCATCACGGATCGCGTCTGGCATTCAGGCAGGTCAGGTGAATGCTTGGCCCAATCCAGCCATCGGCGGGACCTTCAATGCTGAATTGAGCCATCCGGAATATTCAGGCCCACTTTCAGTGGCATTGTATGATCTGACCGGCCGAGTGGTCTGGTCTCAAGAAACTGTCTTGGAGGCAGGTGAGCCATTGACCTTGAAGGTGCGACCTACCCAAGACTTGCCACAAGGCGTCTATGTCCTGATGGGCAAAGGAACCGCTGTATCCATGCAAACCCGCGTATTGATTCGGTAATTGATTCATCACGAGGTTCATGTAGGAAAGGGGCTGCCGGTGAGCAGCCCCTTCATGTTTTTGGGAGAGAGGGATCAGAGTCCCAATTCTTTCCGTCGCTGCTTGAGCAACTGTGCGACGAGGATTTCTTCGCCAGATTGGATGGTTTCATCGACGATGAGCAATACGTGTTTCTTGCCCTTTTCCTTGAAGAGAATTTTTTGGCCATACTCGAGATTCACCCCGCTTCGGGAATTGGGAGAGAGATTGGGATTCATCACAGAAGGAATCAAGAGCGGAATGGATTTGGAGGTCGTATTCCTCAAGGTAAAACTGACGGCGCCTTCAGGAATTTCCAGATATTTCGGATCGACCGTTCCTGCCTTGACCTTGAATTTGGCGGTTTGGTCCCCCTCGTTTTCCACGACCAATTTACAGCCCTTTCGGATGGTGATTTTTTCCTTGGAATGAGGGGCCAGTCCAAATCCACTGACTTGCTCTCCCGTGCTGCGATTGATCACGCGGATCATCAGATCTTCAGAGGATGGATTGTGAATTTTAGCCACGTAGGTGACCAAATCTGAGAATTCTACGGACTGTTGCTGTCCTTGGGCCAGTTGGAAGGACTGTTGGGGTTGTTGGGCAAATGTTCTGGAAATGCCGCCTATGGCCATGAACAAGAGGATGCAGGCGGTCAGGATGGTGGTGAAGAATGCTTTCATCGTGAAACTTTTTTGATTGAATGTTTAATCTTTAACCTAAAACATTCAACAGTAGTTTGGGTGAAAATTGCACCACGAACTGAACGGGACACTTGAGGCATTCAACCCGTCAAAAGCCTCACCGAACCCAAAATCGGCGATATGGCAAAATTGCAGGAGGTTGAAACTGATAGGGTTGTAGTCTTTGAGGGCGAATGCCCAGAACTGCCAACCCTTCGAGGACTTACGTCAAATCCAAGGGAGGGAGGTTCAGCTCAAAATAGGCAGGCGTTTGAGGAACTTGTCTGTTTTGATGAATCAATGTTAAATGGGTTATCCCGAGGATGGGTTACTACCCTCCTTTTTTTGCCAGAATACTTGGATTTCGGGTATGTAATAACGAGGATATAATTATCTGCACATATAGGTATTTCGAATTATGAATTATATTCATTCTGCTTATATTCGGGAGTAATCAGATTCCAACTGATCTCTACTTATGGCCAAGGCGATACGCACTGGCCTTGCTCTTAAGACATTTTGGGGCTGTGCATTGATGGGCTACAGCCAAGATTACCAATTCAACGATTCGCATTTTCACCTCACGAACTACATCCAAAAAGGGATTACGCTAGATCAGATGCTCGAGATCATGGGAGATCGGGTAGGTCGAGTGGCATTGTTCGGGATTCCTCTTCAGCAGACTTGGGCATTCCAAAACTCTGGGGACTACGATCCGCAATATTATCTCCAGACCGATGCGCCCCTGTACTATTATTCCTTCACCGACGCGCACATCGCCTCCATCTACAATCAACTGACTGATGAACAAAAGCAGCGATTTGATCCCATGATCACGGGGTTTAATCCGGCTGACATGTATGCGGTAGATCATATCCATCGAGTGCTGGAGACCTTTCCGGGGGTATTTTCAGGAATCGGCGAATTCACTGTGCACAAGGAATTTGTCTCCTCCAAGGTTGCCGGAAATGTCGCGAGCCTCACCAATCCCGCGATGGACAGTATCCTGACTTTCACGGCAGAAACAGGGCTTGTATCCATTATTCATTGCGATATCGACATCCCCTTTCAAAAAACCGGCAAGAAGCCCGTCTACTTACGCCAAATGTTGGAACTGCTCGCGAGGCATCCCGATGCAACGGTGATTTGGGCACATACGGGATTGGGGCGAGTCGTGCATCCTGTGACCTCGAATAACTCCGACAATTTCTTCGAGCGTAGTCCTGCGCATCTTGAGTTGCTCGCCGAGATCCTCGCTGATAGCAGGTTCAATCACTTGCATTTCGACATTTCTTGGGACGAGGTGGCCAAATATGTGGTGTCATCTCCAGAGAACATCGAGAAGACAGCCAACCTCCTCAACACATACAACACGCGATTCCTATTCGGGACTGACAATGTCGCTCCGGAGAGTAAAGACCAATACTTCGCTGTATTTGACATGTATGATCCGCTGTGGGAGAAGCTCACGCCTGAAACCAAGGAAAATGTGCTGCTCAAAAACTATGAACGCCTGTTTGATGCTGCTTCGGCCAAAGTCCGGAAGTGGGAAGCCGCTAATCTCAAAAAATAATCCTTCTCCATGAAGCTACGCAATTTGCTCACACTTCTGATGCTCTTGTTGGGAGTGGATGGCCTGATGGCTCAGCTGCCCAGTAGCCCCTTTGATTCGACTCAGACCAGTCCTTCGATAGACACCTATCAAGTTGGAAAAGGATTTGGCGTCTTCAAGAATGACAAGGCTACTCTCAGGATCAGTGTGTTCGCCACCTCTCGCTACCTGAATCAATTGGGAATAGACGAGTCCTACGTCAACAACATTGGGGACACCCTCACGCTGCAACGTCGTCAGGATATTCAATTCCAGAAAACCACGATCTACTTCAAAGGCTGGATGCTCGATCCCAAGTTTAGGTATTTGGTGTATGTCTGGACATCGAATACCTCCCAGGGTCTAGGGGCGCAGGTAGTTGTCGCAGGTAATGTCCAATATCAGATCAATAAATTCCTAGATGTGGGAGTAGGGATCGCCGGAAATCCCACAACCCGAAGCCTGCTCGGACAATGGCCTTTCTGGTTGAGGCAGGATGCCCGCCCGATGGCCGAAGAGTTTTTCCGGGGGTCGTTTACCACAGGGGTTTGGCTTCAAGGAGAACTCGCCAAGGGGCTGTATTACAAAGGCATGGTGGGCAATAACCTCTCCCAATTGGGGATCGATGCAGGGCAGCTCGACAATTTCCTGAATACCTATTCTCTCGCACTGTGGTACTGTACTGGGGATTATCCTCGAAATGCTCCCTTCGGAGATTATCAGAATACCCAGAAGTTCTCTACGCGTTGGGGGGTACATGCCACCACCAGCACGGAAGATCCTCAATCGCAACCGGGTTCGGACGACCCTGAGAACTCCCAAATCCGGCTTTCGGATGGAAGGGGGGTATTCAATCTCGGGACTTTCGGGCAAGGGGTTTTGGTGACCAAGGCCCAGTACAACATGTTTGCAGGGAATGTGGGCTTCATCTACAAAGGATTTTCGCTGGACGTGGAAGGGTATTACCGACGAGTAACCGACATCAAGGTCAATCAGGGAGATCCCATCGACGATCTGGAAGACAGCGGGTTTTCCGCTCGTGCTTCAGGCATGATCATCGATGAACTCCTTCAGATTTATGGCTTTGGATCGTACATCAATGGCGAACAAGGCGATCCATTTGAAGTCGGCCTAGGGCTCAATGTCTATCCTTTTAAGACTCGAAACCTTCGTTTCAATCCTGAATACTTTTACGTCGAAAATTCCCCCGTGGGTTACCAAAGCTACCCATCCGTGGTAGGAGCCAATGGAGGCATTTTCATGATGAATATGGAAATCTTTTTCTAATCCGATCCAAACGCCAACTTGAAGACTTACATGATTCGCATATTTTCCTTTCTGACCATTACCTGTTTGCTCTTGATCTTGTTTCCACATGTTTCCTTGGCTCAATTCGAGCTTGGCGAGGAAGGTGGGACCCGCATTTATGGTCACGTCATGACGGATATTGGCTATAACTTCGGCCGGATCAATCCTAGTTGGTTTGACGTCATGCGCCCATCTCAACTGCCGACCGCGGAAGATCAATTCGGCACGGATGGAAACTGGTATTTTAGTGTGCGCCAAACTCGCTTCGGGGTGGAACACGCCCAGCCCACAGATGTCGGTCAACTGAAGCTCGTTTTTGAATGGGAACTCTTCGGGGTAGGGGCCGATGCCGGTCAGACTACTTTCCGTCTTCGGCATGCCTATGGCGAATTGGGAAGATGGGGAGCAGGCCAATACTGGAGTGTGTTTATGGATATCGGGATTTTTCCGAATTCCATCGAATATTGGGGCCCAAATGGGATGATCCTTTATCGTAACATCCAGTTGCGTTACAAACTCCTAGAGACTGAAAAGGCGTATGCCAATATCTCCATCGAGCAGCCCGGTGCATCTGGAGATGGAGGGCAGTATGCTGACAGCCTCGCCCTTCAGGATCTCAATCCACGTTTTCCCATGCCTGATATCGCGTTGGAGTACCATCGCAACTTCAATTTTGGATATGTGGAACTTGCGGGTATTGTGAGATACATCACGTGGGAGGACCAAAATCAAGATTCCATAGACTTGAGTAATGAGGTCTTCGGATGGGGGCTCAATTTGACCACCAATGTGAACGTAGGGGAGAAAAACACCATCCGGGCTGGTTTTGTCGTGGGAGATGGTATTCAGAACTACATGAACGATGGCGGGCCTGATATCGGCATCGAGAACCAATTTTCCAATCCTAGTCAACCGATCAAAGGAGTGACTCAACCTTTGTGGGCCTTTTCTGCATTTTTGGATCGTACTTGGAATGAGCGATTTACCTCCTCCATTGGATATGCAATGGCCCAGATTGATGTGGCAAGTGGGCAAGACGGAACCTCCCTGGAACAGGGTCGATATGGCTTGGCAAATGTCCTCTTTCATCCCACCAGGAATATGTTGACAGGGGTAGAACTGCAATACGGCGGACGCAGAAATTTCAATGATTTTACCTATGATCTGCTTCGCGTTCAGTTCTCTTTCAAGTACATCTTCTCCTCAGAGGTATCCCTGAACATACTGAAAAACTAAGCACCAAACTCAGTCTATGCCTCCCCGTCCATGGTTTTGGGCGGGGATTTCTGTATGTGGAGTCAGGGGAATGGATGTATGGAATCCGTTTTTTACCCAAGGATTAGAAGGTTTCAGCATTTGACAATCAAACACTAACAATCATTCGAAGTTTGGATATCACGAGTAGCAGCATGTAACGCTTTATTCCGGCAGGGATAGGATAATTAGAGGCTTTCAAACTCCAGACAAAGCCTACTTTTTGTCGGATTCATGTTCATTTTCTTTGATTCCAACACTATGAAAAAACCGTCTAATCTATTGGTCTACGCCTTGATTTGGCTGCTGGTGGTGGGGACTGGTTCGAACCTTTCCGCCCAAAGCAAAAAGGAAATCAAGAAGCGCGATGCCGCCATCCAGGAGGCCATCGACCAAGCTTACGATAAGTACAAGGATTTGGACCGAGGGAAAAATGCAGACTACATTCCCGTGCTCGCCAATGTGCCTTCCGATCTATTTGGGATTGTCGTCGTCACCCCAGATGGGCAAATTTTCCAAAAGGGAGATGTAGACCATCATTTTTCCATCCAGTCGATCTCCAAAGCATTTGTACTGGCTTATGTGACCGAGAACCGGGGCCCGCAAATCATCGAGGATAGCATTGGGGTCAATCCTACTGGACAGGCTTTCAACTCCATCTTGCCGATCGAGCAGCACGAAGGAAAGGGAATCAATCCTCTCGTCAACCCGGGAGCGATTGCCACTACGAGCTTGATTCATGGAGGAAGTTATGATGAGAAATTCAATAAGATCCTCACTGCCTTGAGCGACTTCGCTGGGCATGATCTGGATGTAGATCAGGAGGTTTACGAGAGTGAAGCAGCCACCAATGAGCGAAACCGCTCCATCGCGATGTTGCTGGATTCGTACGGTCGGATCTATGATGAACCCATGGAGAGTACTGACATTTACACCAAGCAATGCGCGATCAGTGTCGATGCACTTGATTTGGGCGTGATGGCGGGTACCTTGGCCAATGGTGGCGTCAATCCGGTTACAGGCAAGCAGGTTGTATCCTCAAGCACGGTTTCTTATGTACTGCCCATCATGACTGTGGCTGGACTCTATGACAACTCTGGCTTCTGGCTCTACAATGTGGGGGTTCCTGCCAAGAGTGGAGTAGGGGGCGGACTGATCGCTGTCGTTCCGGGCAAATTCGGGATTGCGGCATTCGCGCCACCACTTGATGAAGCAGGAAATAGTGTCAAGGCTCAGATGGCCATTTATGACATCATCAAGACCCTTCGGATCAATCCATACCTGATTGAACCGTCCAAAAACTAGTCAATCAACATCAAGTATACAGAAAGGGCTTCCCTCCGCGTCTGGAGGGAAGCCCTTGTTTTTGGCCTGCATATCTACATCAGTACGCCTTTGCGCGCTTCGATGGCTGGAGGAATGTCTTTTTCCCCGAGCATTTCCCTCAAATCGATCTCGATTACGCGAGTCAGGGATAGCATGGGAATATCATGGGACATTCCCTGGAAAGGGTTTTCGGAGTAATCCCCCACGATCTCCATCACCACATAGAGCCATCCCACAAGCACTGTCAACGGAATCGCCAACAGGTATCCGATATCCCCCATTTTCCCTAGTTCAGTCACCATACCGAAGGGCAGCAGAAATATGAAGATTCCCACAAAAACCCGACTCATGCTGGCGTACTGGCGAGGCAGTGGGAATTTTTTGATCCGTTCGCATTTGCCCTGATGATCATAGAATTCCTTGAGCAAATTCTGCAATGCCATGTGCCGAAAATCGTCGATGAGATCTGCCTCTCTGAGTTTCGCGAGCTCTTGCGATTGCTGGTCGATAATCTGGGTGGCGGTATTCTTGTAGTTGATCAGTCGCTCGTATTCATTGGCTGGCAGAAACTTGCGCAATTCCTCTGGCGTGACTTGATCATCCACAAGCCCTACTCCAAACTCCTTTTGGTAGAACCTCGCATAGGTGCCGATCACCCCCTTTTGGTTGGCGTGCTCCCAAGAAGTCGGCATGAGCAGCTGACTCCTCAAAGCATACAGCCAGCCGATATGTCGGTAAAGTAACCGTTGCCAAATAGCATGGATTTCCTGATCTGAGTATGGCGGATTGGCAAATTGATTGCCGACAAACCCCTTCACAGATGCGCCCCAAGATCTACTGCTATTGATGATCGCTCCCCAAATCTTGCGAGCCTCCCACATCCGATCGTAGGCACTATTGTTCTTGAAACCCACATAGAAGGCAACCGCTGTACCCACAACGGTGATAGGAAACCATGGGACACTGATCCAATCAAACCATCCGAAATAGGGGGGAAGGGCCACGGCTGATGCCAAGAGTGCCAACCAAACAATATGATGGCCGGAAAATTGGGCCACCTGCCGAAGTGAAAATGCGCGTTTTACTAGCAAGTCAACGGGAGAATTAGAAGGTGATAGTCAAGGTAGACAATAGCGACGAACCAACCCTTGAGGTGAATAACTCAGAGAATTGGATTTCTCGAAACACGAAACCAATGATCACCAATATAGCCAATCGTGGCCATTTTGGAATAGAACATTGGGAACAAGGGCAAGTAGATGAATTCCAGTCGCTTCGGTATGCACAAATTGAGAAATGAACAGCACGATTTCCGGAAAGCGGCATTTCAGGCTTCCAAGACCTGAATCCACGAATTGACAATATTGAGAGTAGGATAGTGGATTCTTCCTCAAAATCTCCGATATTTCCCTAAATCTCTCAATATCATGTCTCTCGCTCGAAATATCGGTTGGTGGGTATTTGCTGTCCTGTGTGTGATGGTAGGATTGTATCCCTTGGCTTACCTCTTCATGGATACAAGCATGGGCTTGCTGGGTACCAAATCCGCAGAATTGCTGCAACAGACCTTGTGGAACGTCGCTTTCTATGTGCACATTAGCTTGGGCGGTTTGGCGCTGCTTGTGGGATGGACCCAGTTTCACGAAGGGTTTCGGACCAAACGCCTGCAACTGCATCGGAAAATAGGGCTTGTGTATGGCCTATCGGTAGCCCTGAGTGGAATCGCTTCGCTGTATATCGGCTGGTTTGCTACAGGTGGCTGGGTCAGTCAAGTCGGATTCATGGCCTTGGGACTGGTATGGTTGTTTACCACAGCGAAAGCATGGATGGCGATCCGAGAACGGGAGATTCGTCAGCATCAGGTTTGGATGACCTATAGCTATGCAGCCTGTTCTGCAGCAGTGACCCTCCGGCTTTGGATGCCGATCTTGATCCCCCTGATGGGAGAATTTATACCCGCATACCGCATCATCGCTTGGCTCAGTTGGGTCCCGAATTTGCTGGTGGCGGCCTGGATCGTCAAGCGACAAGCCGATCGGCAACCGGTCGTGGCCTGATCACTGCTTCTGCAAGTATCGATTGAGGATATTGGGCAGTTGGTAATCGATTCCATATTGATGTTTCAAGAGCCTAGACACGATGTTGGAAATGGTGACCGGGTCTCGGTGAAATTGAGGGAGCAATCCCATAGCAGCATAGCTGATAGGATTCACTGCTGGAATGAACGTTTCCCAAGGTTCACCCTCGCCCCATACGAATCCCCGAACCGTCACAGATAGGTCTGCCCCATGTTTCAGGAGCAACTCCATCATGGGTTCGCTTTGGTTGAGATTTTGGCATACGGTATGAAAAATAGGGGTTTGGCCACCAAATCCCATGACATTGATCCCGGCAGGTTCATCGACGTTTGCCCCAGATTCCAGAAGGACCTGGCCCGTCTCCAAGAGATTGAATTCAGCACACAGATGGAGGAGCGAGACAGATGTCAAGGGCGTGTAGGCAAAAGGGAAGCTCCACTTCCTCGCCAAAAGTTCAGGATGTGCTTGGACCCGTTCACGAACCTCCTCAGCACGATTCAGCAATACAGCCATGATATCTGCATCATCCACCGTCAATCCCGCATCCCAAAATGCTTCCATGCAGGCCGAGAATCTGGGACTACGGGCGTACATCCGGATCATCCAATGAAATAGGGAGACGCCTTGCCAGTTTTCGTTGGGGGAGATCCCATTTTGAAAGCAACTGCGAATCCCTTCCACATCATGTGTCTCTATGCATCCGAGCAGGGTAGGAAAATCTTTTGAGGACATAGAGAAAGGAAATATCTGCATACCAATATCCCAAAGGCCAACCTCGTTATTTTCGACATTGGAATATCCTTGCCCCAACATTGGGATAAAATGATCACCTTTGCCGCAAAAAAATCATGCTGACCCTCGTCCGCCACCCTCAAGTCCTCCTACCCAAAGGTATCTGCTATGGAAGCGCCGATGTTCCGTTAAAACCGGGCTGGGAGTCTTGGGCCGATGCATTATCCGGATATTTAAGTAGGGTTTTTCCGGAGGGCTATTCGATATGGTCCAGTCCGCTTCAGCGGTGCCAAATTCCTGCGAATTATATCTCTCAGGAGCCTGTACAGTTGAGGCCTGACTGGCAGGAGATCCATTTTGGAGACTGGGAGATGAAGGCCTGGGAGGATATTCCCGCCGGAGAACTCAACCCTTGGATGGAGGCATTCGTGCACACAAATCCTCCTCAGGGCGAATCATTTCTCGAATTGTCCGATCGGGTAGGTGCTTCCCTGGATTCGCTTCAGGAGTCCATGACTGACCGCCCGGTTGTCCTCATCACGCATGCAGGCCCGATCCGAGCGGCCCTTTGTCGTGTATCTAGCCGTCCATTGGCGGATGCCTTTTCGCTTCCCGTGGATTATGGTCACCTGTACCAGCTTTCCTATCGACAGGGTCAATGGGAAATCATGAAGGAAAATGTCCTTCCCAAGGCTTGATTTGCTGAAATTCCAACCCATGCATGATTTCTCCGAAACTCTCATGGGTGACAAAAGCCAGAAAGTCCTTAATTTTCAGGATCAAATGCAGACACCACACTTTGGATACCATGAACAACAAATATCTGACAACGCGGTCCAAGCTCGGGAAGTGGCTATTTTTGGGTATAGCGGCCCTGGGTACGACAGCTTGTAACAATGATTTGAAGCAGCAGAACCTGCAACTTACTCAGCAGGTGGAGGCACTCAATGCAGAGATGGATACGCTCCGTAGGGAAAATGCTGCCTATCGCCAGATGTTGGGGGAGCAGATCACCTATGGATTTGAGGTTCAGATTGGGGCTTTCGAGGATTTTGACCTGGGCCGGTATGAGGATCACCTGCTGCAGTTTTCGCAGTTGGAGGCTGGCAATATGAATAAATTCGTCTTGGGGCGATTTGAGGATATCGAAACGGCTCAAGCCTTCTTGAATGATATCAGGAATCTGGGTATTCAGGACGCTTTCATTGCGGGAATTGTTGACGGACAGCGTACTACCGTTGAGGAAGCCAAGGCTGCCGTCAAGGACCACTATGGATTCTGAGCCGATAGTTGACCTTCATACAGAATACAAAAAGGGAACCCAAGCGAGGGTTCCCTTTTTGATATGTTCAATTCTCCCTTTTTGTGGTGTGCTAGGACCACCCCAAAGTGAAATTTTCTTTCAACTTATTCTTCCTCGATGAGATAATATTCGAAGGCGCCAATATCCAACGTGTCTGTTCTTGAGAATTCGGCCAATCCGCGGAAATCCAGCTCAATCCCCGGAATGTCTTTGCCGGCATTGATGACTGGACTCGTTGAATCCGCAGGGCGATAATCCCGCACAAAATAGTTCCAGAATTTCGGGTCCTCATTCACACGGCAATTGACGAGGTGAGGTCGAATGAATGGCTCATTGTCTTCGTCCAGCTTGACGATACAATGATCAAATACCAGTTCATCGAATGGATAGCCGATCAGGGTATCTTGAATGATCTCATTGTCCTCGCTTCCCCAGATGACGCAGTTGTTGAAGCTCACATACGATGGATAGACAAAGAAATTGGCTCCGTCGAAGGTGTACCAATTACTGGCGATAATCTGTGGTGTACGCCTACTGAACCGGATATCTCCGAGGTTGAAATTGGCGAATGTACAGTTGTTGAATTCATAGGAGCCTCCTCCTGAAATGGCGACTGTACGATCCTTGCAGGTATTGATGATCGAGTTTTCCATCAATACAGTCGGACGGTCTGGGGATACATTTTCCGAGACGTTCACTGCGAAAAACCCATAGACGCCCATATTTTTGATCTCGGTATTTCGGATGATCAGTTTGGGATTGAGGTTGACGGAGGACGAATCCACTTTCACACCGAACTGGGCATTCTGAATCACACAATGCTCCAATTTGCTGTCGCGACTTGTGGGATGGAAGAAGAGCCCTCGCCATTGAGCCGGC is a window from the Pontibacter sp. G13 genome containing:
- a CDS encoding right-handed parallel beta-helix repeat-containing protein: MRIPLLIVLSWMALMTALSSCEQPSNPVNEGLLTFNSDTVHFDTIFTTLQAPTERLIVRNEQGRALAIDRIWMENGGNSEFDMIVDGVRTSDTTDLVISQKDSMHIFITMKSYERDGFAMDYVNFQIGEDIQKVPIMAWIVDAYFLTARVTQGEDFLGLKPGSFFFRQDTTLTPEKPIIFDGPIFIPEGVTVTVEPGTQLHFTPYKFGIEDTSGQQVFGFFSSLFVDGTLVAEGTPSMPIKFQGTRFDTLYQELPAQWRGLFFHPTSRDSKLEHCVIQNAQFGVKVDSSSVNLNPKLIIRNTEIKNMGVYGFFAVNVSENVSPDRPTVLMENSIINTCKDRTVAISGGGSYEFNNCTFANFNLGDIRFSRRTPQIIASNWYTFDGANFFVYPSYVSFNNCVIWGSEDNEIIQDTLIGYPFDELVFDHCIVKLDEDNEPFIRPHLVNCRVNEDPKFWNYFVRDYRPADSTSPVINAGKDIPGIELDFRGLAEFSRTDTLDIGAFEYYLIEEE